The region GGTCAGTCTTCAAAGAAAAGATATTCTTCAAGATATTCTTCGGAAATATAGTGGATTGCTTCAAGATAATATTATCTCAGAGAGGTATGGTCGACCTGTTTTAGCTTTTAAGTCTGGGACTTCTGATCAGATTAAAGGAATGGTTCATGATAGTTCAGCTTCTGGTAATACGATTTATGTCGAGCCACAAGTTGTCATATCAATAGGAAACCGTTTAGCGAAGATAGATTCTGAAATCTCAGAGGAAGAGAGGAGACTTCTATCTAACTGGAGTAAAGAGGTTGGTATTAATGCAAATGTAATAGCTCATTTAGGAGAGATACTTTTGCAGATAGAGTTTTCATTAGCTAGAGCACGTTACTCTAAATGGCTTGACGGAGTACCAGCAATTCTTGATGAAGAGGAAAATACACCATTCGAGATTAAAGATTTTCGTCACCCTTTATTAGTTTGGAATGACTTCGATGAGAAAAAAAATAGAGTTGTACCAACTAGCTTTTATGTCGCCACTGATTTAAAAGTAGTAGCAATTACAGGACCTAACACTGGGGGCAAAACTGTAGCTTTAAAAAGTATTGGTTTAGCAGTTTTAATGGCAAAAGTTGGTTTGCTTTTGCCATGTACAGGTTCACCAAGATTGCCGTGGTGTAAAAATATCTTAGCTGATATTGGTGATGAGCAATCTTTACAGCAAAATTTATCTACATTTAGTGGACATATTCTTCGTATAAGTCGAATACTTAACGCTATAGATGCATTTCCTGGTACTACTCTTGTCCTTTTAGATGAAGTTGGAGCTGGCACTGATCCAACTGAAGGCACAGCATTGGCTATGGCACTCTTGCAGGTAATGGCCGATAGAGCAAGATTAACTATCGCGACTACTCATTTTGGACAATTAAAAGCACTCAAATATAGCGATTCAAGATTTGAAAATGCTTCAGTTTCTTTCGATAGCGAAACCATACAACCAACTTTTCATTTGCAATGGGGAATCCCTGGTCGAAGTAATGCAATTGAAATCTCAAAGAGGCTGGGTCTCGATGAGCAAGTAATTAAAAGTGCTCAAAAATTTATCAATCCTGAAAGCGTTGATAATGTTAATCAAGTTATTCAAGGCTTAGAAAAACAACGAGAGCGGCAACAATCAGCAGCTGAAGATGCTGCCGCCTTATTGGCTAAGACCGAATTACTACATGAAGAATTACTTAATAGTTGGCAGAAACAACGTCAACAATCGGAAGAGTTTAATGAACAAGGAAGATTCAAGTTGGAGTCGTCAATTCGTGAAGGTCAAAAAGAAGTTAGACATTTAATTAAACGCTTGCGGGATCAAAATGCTAGTGGTGAGACAGCAAGAATTGCTGGTCAACGATTACGGCAAATGGAAAAGGGGTATCGAAACGATAAGCGAATTAAGCAGATACAGAGTTGGACCCCAAAGATTGGGGACAAAGTTAGATTGTCTTCTATTGGTAAAGCAGGTGAAATAATTTCTTTTTCAGATGATGGAATGCAATTAACAGTGCTATGCGGTGTATTTCGAAGCAAAGTTTGTTTAACTGAAGTAGAAAGTCTTGATGGTCAAAAGGTGGAGAGAAATTCACTTGTGCACGTAAAAACTTCTCAAGTAAGAAAGAATTTATCCTTAGTTCGTACTAAAAAAAATACCTTAGATGTAAGAGGATTACGCGTGCATGAAGCTGAGGGGGTGATTGAAGAAAAATTGAGAAATTGTTCTGGAGCT is a window of Prochlorococcus marinus str. MIT 0917 DNA encoding:
- a CDS encoding endonuclease MutS2, with protein sequence MGLTKNHDDSKNTQIISESLDLLEWPTVCSHLSKFALTQQGRKKCENFDLPVNISLSQELLCQTLEIGSLDSSLDGGISFDGVHDLEKILLICSKGGVSMGEDLLKVADTLRAARKLRKLIFDQLIRPRLSELIKDIATLPDLQKLLEFGIDEGGRIADRASPKLSELRRYRDSVSLQRKDILQDILRKYSGLLQDNIISERYGRPVLAFKSGTSDQIKGMVHDSSASGNTIYVEPQVVISIGNRLAKIDSEISEEERRLLSNWSKEVGINANVIAHLGEILLQIEFSLARARYSKWLDGVPAILDEEENTPFEIKDFRHPLLVWNDFDEKKNRVVPTSFYVATDLKVVAITGPNTGGKTVALKSIGLAVLMAKVGLLLPCTGSPRLPWCKNILADIGDEQSLQQNLSTFSGHILRISRILNAIDAFPGTTLVLLDEVGAGTDPTEGTALAMALLQVMADRARLTIATTHFGQLKALKYSDSRFENASVSFDSETIQPTFHLQWGIPGRSNAIEISKRLGLDEQVIKSAQKFINPESVDNVNQVIQGLEKQRERQQSAAEDAAALLAKTELLHEELLNSWQKQRQQSEEFNEQGRFKLESSIREGQKEVRHLIKRLRDQNASGETARIAGQRLRQMEKGYRNDKRIKQIQSWTPKIGDKVRLSSIGKAGEIISFSDDGMQLTVLCGVFRSKVCLTEVESLDGQKVERNSLVHVKTSQVRKNLSLVRTKKNTLDVRGLRVHEAEGVIEEKLRNCSGALWVIHGIGSGKLKKGLRKWLDSLSYIEKVADAEPHDGGPGCSVVWMVD